From the genome of Winogradskyella forsetii, one region includes:
- a CDS encoding DUF4260 domain-containing protein — MKAILKLEELLMFALGAYMFSLLGISWWWFFGLLLLPDIGALGYLVNSKIGAMSYNVFHHKGIAIVVYFVGIYFENEHLKLIGIILFAHASIDRVFGYGLKHFDSFKSTHLGKIGN, encoded by the coding sequence ATGAAAGCAATATTAAAGCTGGAAGAATTATTGATGTTTGCCTTAGGCGCCTACATGTTTAGTTTGTTAGGCATCAGTTGGTGGTGGTTTTTCGGGTTATTATTGTTGCCAGATATTGGAGCATTGGGCTATTTGGTAAACTCAAAAATAGGAGCGATGTCTTACAATGTTTTTCATCATAAAGGCATTGCGATTGTGGTTTATTTCGTTGGTATTTATTTTGAAAATGAACATTTAAAGCTCATTGGTATTATTTTGTTTGCCCATGCGTCAATCGATAGGGTTTTTGGTTATGGATTGAAACATTTTGATAGTTTTAAAAGCACGCATCTAGGAAAAATCGGAAATTAA
- a CDS encoding MmcQ/YjbR family DNA-binding protein, which yields MNIEDYRNYCLNKKAVTEHFPFDKDTLVFKVCNKMFALASLKRWENGEAFINLKCDPEYAQELRAEYDSIKPGYHMHKQQWNSVYIHTGELSPQLITKLIDHSYDMVVKGLPKKIRDTL from the coding sequence ATGAACATAGAAGACTACAGAAACTATTGCCTAAACAAAAAAGCCGTTACTGAACACTTTCCGTTCGATAAGGATACACTAGTGTTTAAAGTCTGCAATAAAATGTTTGCCTTGGCCTCTTTAAAACGCTGGGAAAATGGGGAGGCATTTATCAACTTAAAATGTGATCCAGAATATGCCCAAGAACTGAGGGCCGAATACGATAGTATCAAACCGGGTTACCACATGCACAAGCAACAATGGAACAGCGTTTATATTCATACAGGAGAACTTTCACCGCAACTTATTACAAAACTGATTGACCATTCTTATGATATGGTTGTAAAAGGTTTGCCAAAAAAAATTAGGGATACATTATAA
- a CDS encoding PhnA domain-containing protein: MSLERELQQRSGSQCELCGNKENVSSYTVSDIKENGLKTAIYACKTCREQMDDADCIDSNHWRCLNDSMWSEHEAVKIMAWRMLNRIKADWTQDLLAMMYMEEETLELAKASGDGEDDENKLVHRDVNGVILEHGDSVVLIKDLKVKGSSMVAKQGTAVRNIRLDHENETYIEGKVDGQLIVIITEYVKKI; the protein is encoded by the coding sequence ATGTCATTAGAAAGAGAATTACAACAACGCAGTGGTTCACAATGTGAACTTTGCGGCAATAAAGAAAACGTTTCTAGTTATACAGTTTCAGATATAAAAGAGAACGGGTTGAAAACCGCGATATACGCTTGTAAAACTTGTAGAGAACAGATGGATGATGCAGACTGCATCGACTCTAACCATTGGCGATGTCTTAACGATAGTATGTGGAGCGAGCACGAAGCGGTAAAAATCATGGCATGGCGAATGCTTAATAGAATTAAAGCAGATTGGACACAAGACCTTTTGGCTATGATGTATATGGAAGAAGAGACCTTAGAATTGGCAAAAGCTTCTGGTGATGGTGAAGATGACGAAAACAAACTTGTGCATAGAGATGTGAATGGCGTCATTTTGGAGCATGGAGATTCTGTGGTTTTAATAAAGGATTTAAAAGTGAAAGGCTCTAGTATGGTAGCCAAACAAGGCACGGCTGTCAGAAATATTAGATTGGACCATGAGAACGAAACGTATATTGAAGGAAAAGTCGATGGTCAATTAATAGTGATCATTACGGAGTATGTAAAGAAAATCTAA
- a CDS encoding DUF4230 domain-containing protein: METFFIIIISVLVTLGLVTVYKQWKTKKVTKEQSILILEKIKRVCKLVSVEGDFAEIYHYEDVKAKFLKLISSRKKALVVINAKAHVGFDLGKVQMSSNAKTKTVVLTHFPQPEVISVESDINYYDKRDGMFNRFEAADLTDLHAKAKAHILDKIPESGLYTIAKQEALEAIHLIENLVETIGWTLDYSGLKIEGEDDKKLLK, encoded by the coding sequence ATGGAAACCTTTTTTATAATCATCATCAGTGTTTTAGTCACTTTAGGTTTGGTAACCGTTTATAAACAATGGAAAACTAAAAAAGTGACCAAAGAGCAATCTATTCTCATATTAGAAAAAATAAAACGCGTTTGTAAATTGGTATCGGTTGAAGGCGATTTTGCGGAAATTTACCATTATGAAGATGTTAAAGCAAAGTTTTTAAAACTAATTTCTAGCCGAAAAAAAGCATTGGTTGTGATTAACGCAAAAGCACATGTTGGCTTTGACTTGGGTAAAGTACAGATGTCATCAAATGCAAAAACAAAAACCGTTGTCCTAACACATTTTCCACAACCCGAAGTAATATCGGTGGAAAGCGATATTAATTATTACGATAAAAGGGATGGTATGTTCAATAGGTTTGAGGCAGCCGATCTAACGGATTTACACGCTAAAGCCAAAGCACATATTTTAGATAAAATTCCGGAAAGCGGTTTGTATACTATTGCGAAGCAAGAAGCTTTGGAAGCGATTCATCTTATTGAAAATTTAGTGGAAACTATCGGATGGACCTTAGATTATTCAGGGTTGAAAATTGAAGGAGAGGATGATAAAAAACTGTTGAAATAG